In Acidobacteriota bacterium, the following are encoded in one genomic region:
- a CDS encoding 2Fe-2S iron-sulfur cluster-binding protein — translation MAVGKNPYIEEAQFTPAKKKYKVTFILGAGDEKKEVEVDPAKVPYGEHGLSGSILDISEGHGIGLDHACGGVCACSTCHVVVREGLETCNPGSDAEYDELDMAPGITPRSRLGCQTVPNGEKDIVVEIPEWNKNWVKEHE, via the coding sequence ATGGCGGTGGGGAAGAATCCGTACATCGAAGAAGCGCAGTTCACGCCCGCGAAGAAGAAGTACAAGGTCACGTTCATCTTAGGTGCGGGCGACGAGAAGAAGGAAGTGGAAGTGGACCCGGCAAAGGTGCCGTACGGCGAGCACGGACTGTCGGGGTCCATCCTCGATATCTCCGAAGGTCACGGCATCGGACTCGACCACGCGTGCGGCGGCGTGTGCGCCTGCTCCACCTGCCACGTGGTGGTGCGCGAAGGGTTGGAAACCTGCAACCCGGGTTCCGACGCCGAGTACGACGAACTCGACATGGCGCCCGGCATCACGCCGCGATCGCGCTTGGGCTGCCAGACGGTGCCGAACGGCGAGAAAGATATCGTCGTCGAGATCCCGGAGTGGAATAAGAACTGGGTGAAG